Part of the Pseudodesulfovibrio mercurii genome is shown below.
ACGCGGCCCAGGTCCATGAGCATCTGGCCCTCGGTCTCGTCGCCGAGGTTGACGTGCACGCTGACCGCGTCCGCGCCCAGCCGAATGGCCTCCTCCACGGTGGTCACCAGCCGCTTGACGTTGGGAAAGGGCGACAGGCAGGTGCCCCCGGACAGGTGAACGATGCAGCCGAAGTCGCGGCCCTGCATGCGGTGGCCGAGCTTGACCTGGCCCTTGTGGACCAACCCCGCGTTGGCCCCGCCGGCCACCAGCTTGGTCACCGTGTCGCGCATCTTCTCGAGCCCGGCGATGGGCCCCACGGTCACGCCGTGGTCCATGGGCACGATGATGGTCCGCCCGGTGTTGCGGTTGAAAATCCTCTCCAGTCGAATGGCCTTGCCGATATGCATTGTTCACCTCGCTGCTGGCGGTTGCGGTCTTTGCGGTACCTCGGTTCCCATAATACAGACCGGGCCAAGAGGAAAGCGCTATTCCCTGCGCAAAAGTTCGGATTATCGGCCGCTTTTTATGCGGAGTTGTTGACGAATGACGACCCAACACCTATTCTCGGCAGGGTGCGGCCTCGCGTGGACCGCCACGAACCATTCGATTGCCTGCCAAAAGGGGACAGCGATGACCGACGAGAAGACCTACGAATCCGTCTTCGTGGCCAGACAGCCCATTCTCGATACCCAGAACGACACCTGGGGCTACATGATGCTCTTCCGCGACAGCGCGGAGGCGGACCACGCCGTGTTCACCGACAATTCCGAGGCGACCATGAGCCTGGTGGCGAACCTGCCCCTGTGCGACATGCCCAAGAGCGCCAAGACCCGGTTCCTGATCCACTTCACCCCCGAGGCCGTGGTCCGGGGCATCCCCCACGCCATCCCGTGGGACAACACGGTCATCATCCTCGAGGAGATCGCGGACCCGGACGAGGCCCTGATCGTGGCCCTGGGCGACCTGATGCTCGACGGCTACGAGCTGGCCATCAACAACTTCGAGGGCAGGCCCGGCTGCGAGCGGCTGGCCGAGCTGGCCGACACCCTGCTCATCGACGTGGAGGGCAAGGACCAGGCCGAACTCGAGGCCATCGTCACCCGCGGCAAGAAGTTCGGCGTGACCCGCATGGTCGCCAAGAAGGTGGAGAACTCCGTTGACCTGGCCAAGGTCAGGAACGCGGGCTTCCACCTGTTCCACGGCTTCTTCTTCAAGCGGCCCGAGACCGAGTCCGGGCGCAAGATCAACTCGGCCAGGGCCACCCGGCTCAAGCTCTTCGAGATCATCGAGAAGGAGGAGCCCAACTTCGACGCCCTGGCCCCGGCCATCGAGGCGGACGTGGCCATCAGCTACCGGCTGCTCAACTTCCTCAACTCCGCCAACTTCAGCTTCGCCACCAAGGTGACCTCCATCAAGCAGGCCGTGGTCCTGACCGGGTGGAAGCCCATCCGCAACTGGCTGCGGCTGATCATCCTGACCGACCTGACCCCGTCGGAAAAGACCCTGGAGCTGGCCTACATCTCGGCCCACCGGGCCAAGCTCTTCGAGACCGCCGCCCTGGGCAGCGGCTACGAGGACGACTCCGACACCCTGTTCATCGTCGGCCTCTTCTCCCTGCTGGACGCCATGCTCGACACGGACATGAAGGAGATCACCCACCACCTGCCCGTGGACGACGAGGTCAAGGCCACCCTGTGCGGCAAGAAGACCCGCTACACCCCGTGGCTCGACCTGGCCAAGGCCATCGAGGCCTCGGACTGGGACGAGGTGGGCA
Proteins encoded:
- a CDS encoding EAL and HDOD domain-containing protein gives rise to the protein MTDEKTYESVFVARQPILDTQNDTWGYMMLFRDSAEADHAVFTDNSEATMSLVANLPLCDMPKSAKTRFLIHFTPEAVVRGIPHAIPWDNTVIILEEIADPDEALIVALGDLMLDGYELAINNFEGRPGCERLAELADTLLIDVEGKDQAELEAIVTRGKKFGVTRMVAKKVENSVDLAKVRNAGFHLFHGFFFKRPETESGRKINSARATRLKLFEIIEKEEPNFDALAPAIEADVAISYRLLNFLNSANFSFATKVTSIKQAVVLTGWKPIRNWLRLIILTDLTPSEKTLELAYISAHRAKLFETAALGSGYEDDSDTLFIVGLFSLLDAMLDTDMKEITHHLPVDDEVKATLCGKKTRYTPWLDLAKAIEASDWDEVGKRAAALNLLPGTVAVSYQHAFTWADAFFSSKPGA